From a region of the Desmodus rotundus isolate HL8 chromosome 7, HLdesRot8A.1, whole genome shotgun sequence genome:
- the OXA1L gene encoding mitochondrial inner membrane protein OXA1L, protein MAVVSWCGRRELLRLLQPQRQFHSVGGPSQLLRKPPTAGVLFPAGRCCGRPRYALLAAPCPRGFSISAISFAEAQVQAPPVIPATPSPTAITEVASGETADVVLAAAEQSFSELGLGSHTPVGLIQNLLEFMHVNAGLPWWGAIAACTVFARCLVFPLIVKGQREAAKIHNHLPEIQKFSTQIREAKLAGDHAEFYRASSEMVLYQKKHDIKLFRPLILPLTQAPIFISFFIALREMANLPVPSLQTGGLWWFQDLTLSDPTYILPLVVTATMWGVLELGAETGVQSADLQWMKNVMRVMPLAVLPITVHFPSAVFMYWFSSNMFSLVQVACLRIPAVRTALKIPQRVVHDSSKLPPRENFLKSFKRGWKNAEITYQLQERERRMQNHLELAARGPLRQTFTHNPLLQHGKNPAPNTSNSSCDKPKSKQPWRDTLG, encoded by the exons ATGGCGGTGGTATCCTGGTGCGGGCGCAGGGAGCTTCTCCGCCTGCTACAGCCCCAGCGTCAG TTCCACAGCGTCGGAGGGCCCTCGCAGTTGCTCCGGAAACCGCCGACCGCTGGGGTTCTATTCCCAGCTGGCCGGTGCTGCGGGCGCCCACGCTATGCCCTCCTCGCTGCCCCTTGCCCCCGTGGCTTCAGTATCTCAGCGATCTCGTTTGCAGAAGCCCAG GTTCAGGCCCCTCCAGTCATTCCTGCAACTCCCTCACCCACAGCAATAACTGAAGTGGCTTCTGGAGAGACTGCAGATGTAGTCCTAGCTGCTGCAGAACAGAGCTTCAGTGAACTGGGGCTGGGGTCACACACCCCAGTGGGATTGATCCAGAACCTACTGGAATTTATGCATGTTAACGCAGGCCTACCTTGGTGGGGGGCCATTGCTGCAT GTACAGTCTTTGCCCGCTGCCTGGTGTTTCCTCTCATTGTGAAGGGCCAACGAGAGGCAGCCAAAATCCACAACCACTTGCCAGAGATCCAGAAGTTTTCCACTCAAATCAGAGAGGCCAAGTTGGCAGGAGACCACGCTGAGT TTTACAGGGCCTCCTCAGAGATGGTATTGTATCAGAAAAAGCATGATATTAAACTTTTCAGACCTCTCATTCTACCTCTGACTCAG GCGCCGATCTTCATCTCCTTCTTCATTGCCTTGAGAGAAATGGCCAACCTTCCTGTGCCCAGCCTACAGACAGGTGGCCTCTGGTGGTTCCAGGATCTCACACTATCTGACCCCACCTACATATTACCTCTGGTAGTCACTGCTACAATGTGGGGTGTCCTTGAG CTAGGTGCTGAGACTGGTGTACAAAGTGCTGACCTGCAGTGGATGAAAAATGTTATGAGAGTGATGCCCCTGGCAGTCTTGCCAATAACGGTGCATTTTCCCTCG gcGGTGTTCATGTATTGGTTCTCCTCGAATATGTTTTCCCTGGTCCAGGTGGCTTGCCTCCGGATTCCAGCTGTACGCACTGCACTTAAAATCCCCCAGCGTGTTGTGCATGACTCCAGCAAACTACCTCCACGAGAAAACTTCCTAAAGAGCTTCAAAAGAG GCTGGAAGAATGCTGAAATCACCTATCAGCTGCAAGAGCGTGAACGGCGCATGCAGAATCACTTAGAGCTAGCAGCCAGGG gTCCCTTACGACAGACCTTCACCCACAACCCTTTGCTACAACATGGGAAAAATCCCGCTCCCAACACTTCTAACAGCAGCTGTGACAAACCAAAGTCAAAGCAGCCCTGGCGCGACACACTTGGCTGA